A window of Solanum stenotomum isolate F172 chromosome 3, ASM1918654v1, whole genome shotgun sequence contains these coding sequences:
- the LOC125859483 gene encoding protein DOWNSTREAM OF FLC-like produces the protein MARLVAFFAICLLSTSIASAGNPLLVEGKVYCDTCRCGFETPATTYLPDAKVKIECKSRITEEPTYTVEGVTNSQGEYSILVKSDRGDDVCDVVLIKSPDPTCAKPSAGRDRSRVTLTRNNGMISDVYFANAMGFIRDEPLASCDEILRQYQVPDEQV, from the exons ATGGCAAGATTGGTGGCATTTTTCGCTATTTGTTTGCTCTCTACATCAATTGCTTCTGCCGGCAATCCTTTACTTGTCGAGGGAAAAGTTTACTGTGATACTTGCCGCTGCGGTTTTGAGACCCCTGCCACCACGTACCTCCCCG ACGCAAAGGTTAAAATTGAGTGCAAGAGCAGGATCACGGAAGAACCCACCTACACTGTTGAAGGTGTTACTAACTCTCAAGGAGAATACAGTATCTTGGTTAAAAGTGACCGTGGTGACGATGTGTGCGATGTCGTCCTGATTAAGAGCCCCGATCCCACCTGTGCCAAGCCCAGCGCCGGTCGTGATCGTTCCCGTGTCACTCTCACCCGCAACAATGGCATGATTTCCGACGTCTATTTTGCCAACGCGATGGGTTTCATCCGTGATGAGCCTCTTGCTAGCTGCGATGAGATCCTTCGTCAATACCAAGTGCCGGATGAACaagtttaa